The nucleotide window AGGTTTGGACTTATAGGAGTGTCAGTTGGTGCATCAGGCACACTTGCAGCACCCACACCCTGTTATACAAGCAGATGCCTTTCTGAAGAAGAGCTGTCCAGCCTTTTATGTACAGTGCATTGTTTCTTGAGGTTATACTCAGGCACAATTATGCAGATTAGATTTTGGCAGTATTACATGATAAATGAAATTCCAGGTACACATATCAGTGGTGTTTCCAGAAAGGATTCTTACACTGGTAGTTGGGAGAAAGCCtgtggaataaaacaaaaattccaGGCACGTAGATCAATTGTGTTTCCTGCAGCAGATCCCAATCCTTTAGTAGTTGGGAGAATGCCTGTGGCAGCAGTAAACACGGTAATTTCCAGTTGTTTCTGGGAAGAACAGTACAAATCCACTGGCAAGGCAAGTGATAGCTGGTGATAGTGGGAGCATCACATCCTGACTGTCACATGCCACTGAAGGCGGGAAGGGCGGGGCACAGCACCCGCCGTGACCCGCCTCCCTCTTCACACTTTCCTATCCACAGTCTCTCTTCAAGTAGGTGGTGTTGGTTGCTGAACCCTTGTAGCAGATAATTGGAGGCCTAGTTATTGGCATTTTCAGGATGTCTCTGAAGCCAATGAGAGCTTTGGATGTATCTTCCaagtttctgtttcttttcctgcttGATGCCAGACTCGAAGCAGATATATACTATTTAGTTATGTCTCCTGGTGTGTTCATGATCTTAATGCACTGTAGACTaaggaaaattactaaaaaaaagatgtgcaatggtttataaaaaaaaatgcgtagCTATGGTTTATGCAATTACTTTGGTGTGAAAGGAAATTCTTAAGTtggaataataaaaacattttcATTTGCTAAAGGGTTTATTTTCAGTAAAGCAAGCCTTTCTTAAGCATCCACAGAGCATCACAATAATCAAACTTTATTTGGATTTTTCCATGTCTATGTATTTAGCATTCTTAATAAAAAGTACATCAATCTTCATTGCAGATTTTAAAATACAAATATTCCTGATTAGCAATTAAGTACATCATGAAACTCCTGAGCACAAGGCTTGGTGTGGCAGTGTGGGCCACCCGTGCAGGGACAAGTGCTGGCCAGAGATGTGGGAAACCACACCATGCTGCTTAAGTCACACTGATGACCTGCATAACTCTGATGTTCATACATTTAACTCACTCTGACCTAAATGCATGAACTACCAATGTCTGCATTTTCACAAGTTCCTACAAGCATTAATACTTTAAAGGTTTATCACTGTGAATGGCTGCATCACCAACGTGGCCAAAGTAATGACTCATCTCTGCAAGGCTGGAATCAGTTCATAAGGCTGGGTGTGAACAGTGGGAGGGACTGCAACATTTATAATAACAAACCCAtgcaacacaaaatacacatcaTAGACTGCCAAGCTGACACCAAGCACACTCGTGAAGGCAAATGCCAATCCTGTTGTGGGTGGTGCAAAGAACCGagccttatcttccttccctaaACAGGATCATTGCATCTCACACTAATTCCTACATATCCACATGTGGAGAGCACTGCTGGCCCATCAGAGTATCAATCTGTGATGTGTGACTGAATACTGTGGAAGCAACAACTGTCCACCCAAAAATAGCGTCATTGTTATTGCATGTAACTTTATCGTATGATGAGCCTAGCTGACACTTGATGGTGATTCAAACACTTGAGATTCATACATTTGTCTACTGCTGCCACATTATTCATTGTATCCACTGGAATTTGAAGTACCACATGTAAATGTCTGTTTTCTTTGCACATGGGAAGGCAACTTACAGTAATGCAGGCAGATGTTTGAAAACTCTTCCTCAACTAATTTATTTTCACAAAATGCAAAGACCAGAAGTAAGTCTTCTAATTTTGCTTATTTACTTCAatgctttcttttatattttttttcagactttaTGGCTTTTATTTCATATCTTAATCTTGTAAAAAGTATGTCTTTTGCCACTCTGTTCCCTTTTCCTGGATGCCATCTTGCTTGTGAAGGAAAATTTGAATTgtataaaaaatacacatattttTGCTACCAGCTATCTACCCACACTACCTGCATCATGTCCGTGTTCTGCTGTGTTTGAACGATCATTGGTTAAAGCTAAACAAAGCCGTAGGaaatgctgctgctattgctgtgCCCAAGTCATTAAAGAACAGGAAACGATGTCTTGGGACTGGCAGCAAACATCAAGGACTACccttgtggtggtgctggagtgaCACACCTCCACCAAGACAGTTATTGCATCACATATATTATGGAGGGAAGTTTTAGGAAAATTACACCTACAATTCTTTGAGTGCAGTTATGGCCTTGCATGTTTCTGTAATGAGACCTGCCAAGTTTTGTGCCTCATGGATGCTGGTGGTGGCACTCAGCTGCTCTGTCGCCCACGCCAGCTTGTCTCGCAGTGCAGCCACTGCCTCCCCTGCATTCTCCGACAGGTCCATGCCATGAACTGTTAATCTGTCAAGTGGTGCAACAAAAACATGAATCTTGACTACTACATCCTCACACTTCCCATTACACCAGATATTTTCATGCAAATGCTGCATTTTCACAAAAATGTATCTTGCCTCAATGAGAAATCTATGAAATATGAGGGTTTAAGTCTTACGTTTTCTTTGCACATTGTTTCTGGCAGCcagtaatggttgtggtggaggtggcaaCACACTGGGTGGTGACAGGCACCTGGCaggatgaggtggagggagagggggatgtGGCAGAAGTGTGGGCCTGATCCTCCCCACTGTGTCTGTGTTGGATCTCTTGGACAGTCCTACGGGCAGCCTCCTCACTCACAGCTGGTGGAAAATTGTACAATTGCCTGGTTTTTCATCTAGTACTCATCACAGTATCCTGTAATGATGATTCTAGTATATACTGAAAGTGGTAAATGTAATTAATAATACATGATGATGATATATGGCATGATATAATGACATTAATGAGCATATATCATGAGATGTATCTGGCAAGCAGTGGTACCTGCATGCACAGGTGCAAGGCTCCTTACCAGGATTATCCTTCTTTGTATCTGCATCTACCTCCAGGCAGCCAATGCAGTACTTGTTCTTGAGACGGTCCTCCATCAGCACACACTGTAACAATGCAGCGAGTTGAGCCTTCGTGccttcacttcatctcaccAGCAGTATTGTGAAAAAGCTACAATATGTATGTAATTCTAGGCTACAATTATTATCATACTATTCTCTACTCACTATCTTTAGAACAGGTAAATAGCACCCCACTCCTGATGGCAGCATGGTGCATTCTACTCACATCACAGACGGCACAGGTGACAGCCAGCATCTTGTACCCCTTGAGCAGGTACTGGCCCATGATGGAGGATATCTTGTTGTTCCTCTCCCGCCGCGCCTCAATCACCTTCAGCTCAGACTCTGAGGGTGGCTGCCATGAGAACTCATCCTCCAGTCGGGCCATGGtgttcctctgtctgtcctggGGTGTACAATAACATGTCCATGATTTTGTGGTCCATCAACTTCTATTTGTTCTAAAGTTAATGTGTTCTGCAGCCAAGCCATGATGCCTCTGTCTGCCCTGAGGTGTAGTGTAAAAATGTGTCTGATTCTGTGATCAATAACctggataatattgaaataacattagcatTTTCATCTGTCGGCTAGGTTACAAAAGATTGGGTTTGGACTAATTCAGTTCACTAATCTCACTTTCACTGTGTagatcatgataaaaaaaaaagtatcacgTGTTGCCCATAAATAAAGTCTGTCTCTTGGAATAAGCAAGCTCAGGTTACTTCCATGATATCCAAACTgtctttctgtatatctttaTCTGTGAGCAGAGTAATGAGTCGTGAGTACACTGCTGCCTCTCGTCTTAGGGTATCAGCAAGCCACTAATGGTTGTCATATCAACCTTTACCTGGCAGTGAATGAGAGCTGAAACCAACACCTTTATCTGTGGGTAGTGAGTAATGAGTAGCGAGTCATGAGTAAAATCATGGGTAAAATCAACACGTTTGTTTATGAGCAGTGAGTAATGAGTCATGAGTATACTGCTGTCTTTCATTTCAGGGTATCACCAGGCCGCTAACGGTTCAGAGATAGTCATATCAGCCTCTACCCGGCAGTGAGTAGTGGCCCTGAGCAATATAACCACACACACCAAGACTCACTTACGAGTGAGTTACACCACACAAGTATTCCCTCTCAGACGGCAGCGTGTTGTGGTGGTGCGGCGCCTCCCCGAACCTGCCCAATGCACCACACTGTGTCTAAATAACCATACCAGCTCTTTGTTATGTCATGTTTAACCTGAAATCATCAATGTTCTGTATTGCATTATGAGATGTGGGATTCAAGACGGATTATTGTCTCGTTATGATGCTACAGTCTAGTACCAGATGTTTTCGGTTGTTATAATATATTCCTATGTCTTTTAATGTATTTTCATAAGTTACGTAAAGAAATCATCAAGATATTTTGAAATGTTATTGCGTAAAAACAAGACTTGCATTGTTCATCTCATTcggcaaaaccaaaaaaaaaaaaaaaaaaaaggaatagtaTGTGTATATTCCAAGAAGTATCTCTCATGACATATAAATATACAGTAACATTTGCCGTAGAAATATCAAAATAGGGCAAGAACTGAGAGAAATTAGTGGAGAGGATGTAACGCGGGGCATCTCAGGAGCGACTGCAGCATTCCTCTTTGCTCAGGCTGGCTGGTCCGCTTCGCTCATCATGACACGCGCCCTTTTCCGCGCCTGTGAAGCAGAAACTGAAGCTTGCGTGCCCTTCCTGTGCTGAACAGCGGTGTGCACGTGTTAAGGAGGTGAGTGAGGGGCATTCCCGAGGGTGGGCTTGGGGGTGACAGCGGCGGGAAGGTAGCAGGGTGTCTTGTCCCGTCTTGGACGCCGCATGTCGCCATGTTTACCCCGCCACCAGCCCGCCCGCGCCCCCGCACACACGCCCCCACGCCCTtgtacacaccaccacactgtcACCATTTCCTGGATATATCCCTTTTGACCAGCATGATTGGTTGTaagggtgtgtggtgtgtaagggGGTGTGTGTCTCTTACGGGCTGTGCTGGGGGCTGGCTAGGGCTGCCCTCAGACCCCGGCACAAGTAAGGCATAACCTGCTTCATTCTTACCTCACACATGACTTACTCAAGGCCTGTTAATGAATGTATGACACTAGATAATGTTGAAGTAACGTCAACGTTTTCATCTgagggctaggttaggttatcgaAACGAACCCCCACACCTCCACCAACTCGTTCAGCCATCAGGCAAGGGGTGGCTGTGTGTCAGGGCGGCTGGGTTGCAACTTATTAATGAACTGTACATATCTGCAACAGAAGAGTTTGGAGACATGGGCAAACATGTCTTGTTACATAAGTATTAAAGTAATTCATGCTAATAAGTAATGTATACATGGGAGAACTTGACAAGACATTGTAAATAATACATACATGTTAGACAGCTGAAGTATTGGGAAAACTCCATTCCATGACAGCAGGAGTGTGCCGTGTGGTGTACAATGCAAGGTGCCCCAGTCACTGTTATCAATAGCCATAGGTAATATTACATAccagttaattattttttttttattttatattcttttatgaAATGTATGCCATGCCTCTATTGTGATGTTACAGtctacaacattttttttttttttttctacttaactcgTGCTATGCTGATGTTGGGATGTTTCAGTCTGCAGCATTCTGTCACCATGTCCATCCCGGCATTTGGCTGTCCCTTCTGCTCCGCCATCTTTGCAGAGGAGGACCAGATGCTGTGCCATTTCCTGCAGGAGAGCAGTGTGAGTGAATCAGCTGTTTGTTCTCCAgcttagaggaggaggcagtagacacctgccgaaacgataattactcccagtgaggtctaaagcactgttcagggggtgctgtgaacttatcattaaacccagctgtgacctcactgacctgaccactgctttgacccttttatgggactggtatttcagtgggcatatttttttaatggatttttgttgcccttggccagtgtccttcctacataaaaaaaaaaaaaaaaaaaaaaagctggggTGTCTCGCTGTTTTGTGTGTGATGTTTCCTAGTTGTGTTTTCACTTAGAATGGAGCAGTCTCTGCTTTTGAAATTCAGagatgataaagagagagagagagagagagagagagagagagagattataggtGAACTCCCTTGCAATATCTCTATctgattttatttaatttcatcttcattattgGTATAGTTTCCATTGAGTGGTTACTCAATTGTACCCATGTTGCAGGACCAGAGCTGCACTGAGGAGGCAGAGAAGCATGGCAAGGGAGCCAACCAAGACTTTTACAGAATCAACCAGAAGGAGGttggtattttattcatttatttatttgttttattttgttttacaaaTTTTTCTATGTAGAAACCAGATGATGAGAGACAATAGTGTGACATTGCACGTATGATCATACATGCCGTGGACATTTCACCATGTGACTACTTACCTTCAGGCCTCTGTTTTAGCAGCTTGAGAATGGATAATAAGTTTGTAGTGCATGTTCTGTGCTCCCCTAGACGGTGCAGGTTGAGGTGGGCGATGACCCCAGCAAGCCGCAGGTGATTGCCCCGGATGGCACCAAAGAGAGCAGCAAGAAGGCCGTCAAGGAGGAGATCATCATTGACTATGATGACGAGGATGCTCCGTGTGACGAGACAATGAAGGTATGCAAATGCTCTTTTAGTGCTACTAGGTTTATCAGGGAAAGCAGCTTTGAATACTGCTGCATGGAagtcttgaatttttttaaaTTGTATTTTTAAAAGTATCCTCATGAATTTTACACTATCTGAGATTTGCAATCCTTGAGTTTCATGTAGTCCTGAATTCTTACCATCATGACTTCAgcacattattttctctctcacaccactGCACTGCTCTGTCATGCCAGATATGAGGAcaagacacacactcacacaattcTAGGGCATGCGGCCTCAataaataagtgtttttcagtgttttcaatacACTGAGTTTCTCGATCCTCAAGTTTAGAGCTTTGCCTTTGGaaggaagcaaataaaaaaCTGGAGAGGGTACTGTATTAATATTTTATGCTGTAGTGGACACTTATAATGTATGTAGTAAAAATGCATGTTGTGAAAATTTCCAACAACTGCTGTTGCCCCGAAAATGCCTCAGTGGGATAACCAAATCTACACATTTATTATCCACATACTGTAAGGGCCCACTGTGGTCCTTCGTATGGTCTTGAGTAATAGTGTGATGTTGTTCCAGCCATCCTGACATGCTTCCTCTGAAAAGTGGAATGATAGGGTGCAATATTTCACTGTTAACCATCGTTGTTCCTGGCAATGACCTGTACTACTAGCCCTGATTCCAGGTTTTCTTTTAGGAAGAGCTGGTGTGCAATGCAGAACTGCCAGgcatggaggaggagctggGATGTTCCTTGGCCCGCTCAGCCGGCGCCAACATCCGTGTCCCGCCCATCAAGCGTGCCACCAAGATTGAG belongs to Scylla paramamosain isolate STU-SP2022 chromosome 29, ASM3559412v1, whole genome shotgun sequence and includes:
- the LOC135115580 gene encoding protein ZNRD2-like isoform X1; amino-acid sequence: MKDSSILMTHYSLLINKRVDFTHDFTHDSLLITHYPQIKVLVSALIHCQDRQRNTMARLEDEFSWQPPSESELKVIEARRERNNKISSIMGQYLLKGYKMLAVTCAVCDCVLMEDRLKNKYCIGCLEVDADTKKDNPAVSEEAARRTVQEIQHRHSGEDQAHTSATSPSPSTSSCQVPVTTQCVATSTTTITGCQKQCAKKTLTVHGMDLSENAGEAVAALRDKLAWATEQLSATTSIHEAQNLAGLITETCKAITALKEL
- the LOC135115580 gene encoding protein ZNRD2-like isoform X2, which encodes MARLEDEFSWQPPSESELKVIEARRERNNKISSIMGQYLLKGYKMLAVTCAVCDCVLMEDRLKNKYCIGCLEVDADTKKDNPAVSEEAARRTVQEIQHRHSGEDQAHTSATSPSPSTSSCQVPVTTQCVATSTTTITGCQKQCAKKTLTVHGMDLSENAGEAVAALRDKLAWATEQLSATTSIHEAQNLAGLITETCKAITALKEL